In one window of Corynebacterium mycetoides DNA:
- a CDS encoding YceI family protein, with translation MNKQRPLPKPVLVFAFIFIVSLALLAIAPVVYALMFGDHGVKTEGIDADRVQEATTDVDGSWVVSDRIGPNQSSAGFTFFEILPAEQKVTSGSTRSVDGEVHIEQGVVTAGDISVDMASVTTDNDRRDVNVRRSILHTDEYPKATFSLTEPAEVSHLPDDGTVGTVELTGDLTIHGTTNRVTHEFDAARSGDNLVVAGDIPIRRSDYGVETPELVAAKIADEGEVNIRLNLEKVR, from the coding sequence GTGAATAAGCAGCGCCCGTTACCGAAACCAGTTCTCGTCTTCGCGTTTATATTCATCGTCAGCCTCGCCCTGCTGGCGATCGCCCCCGTGGTGTACGCACTGATGTTCGGCGACCACGGCGTGAAAACGGAGGGTATCGACGCCGACAGGGTCCAGGAGGCGACGACGGACGTCGACGGGTCGTGGGTGGTGTCCGACCGGATCGGGCCCAACCAGTCGTCGGCCGGGTTCACGTTTTTCGAGATCCTTCCCGCGGAACAGAAGGTGACCTCGGGGTCCACGCGCTCCGTGGACGGAGAGGTGCACATTGAGCAGGGCGTGGTCACCGCCGGCGACATCTCGGTAGACATGGCGTCGGTGACCACCGACAACGACCGCCGCGACGTGAACGTGCGGCGCTCCATCCTGCACACCGACGAGTACCCGAAGGCGACGTTCAGCCTGACCGAGCCCGCGGAGGTCAGCCATCTGCCTGACGACGGCACGGTGGGAACCGTCGAGCTCACGGGAGATCTGACGATCCACGGGACTACTAATCGTGTCACGCACGAGTTCGACGCGGCGCGCAGCGGCGACAACCTCGTGGTTGCGGGCGACATCCCGATCCGCCGTTCGGACTACGGCGTGGAGACGCCGGAGTTGGTCGCCGCCAAGATCGCGGACGAGGGCGAAGTGAACATCCGGCTCAACCTGGAGAAGGTTCGCTAA
- a CDS encoding RNA polymerase-binding protein RbpA, which yields MADRVLRGSRMGAVSYETDRDHDLAPRRMAKYRTPNGEVFDVPFADEAEIPEEWLCKNGQVGTLIEGEGVEAKPVKPPRTHWDMLRERRTIEELDVLLEERLDQLRKRRRTAARMAKEQEQANTQAQS from the coding sequence ATGGCTGATCGCGTTTTGCGCGGGAGTCGCATGGGCGCAGTGAGTTACGAGACTGACCGCGACCACGATCTGGCCCCGCGCCGCATGGCGAAGTACCGCACACCCAACGGCGAGGTGTTCGATGTCCCCTTCGCCGACGAGGCGGAAATCCCCGAAGAGTGGCTGTGCAAGAACGGCCAGGTAGGAACGCTCATCGAGGGCGAGGGCGTGGAAGCCAAGCCGGTCAAGCCCCCGCGGACCCACTGGGACATGCTGCGGGAGCGCCGCACGATCGAGGAGCTCGACGTTCTGCTCGAGGAGCGCCTCGACCAGCTGCGCAAGCGCCGCCGCACCGCCGCCCGCATGGCCAAGGAGCAAGAGCAGGCCAACACCCAGGCCCAGTCCTAG
- a CDS encoding polyprenol monophosphomannose synthase produces MANSTVVVMPTYNEVENFPLMVERIISANDQVDILVVDDNSPDGTGAKADELAGQYEQLNVLHREGKEGLLAAYRAGFDWALGKGYEVICQMDADGSHAPEELSRLLDAIADGADLVIGSRYVEGGEVKDWPRERFLLSKAGNQYISLALGDDIADMTAGYRAIRRDVLEGIDLDALSTKGYIFQADLAHRAIKAGFDVREVPVTFTDRTLGESKLDASFATQSLAEVTKWAVEEKSELLREGSKELFRFLGYELDKSPLAKAAREAESAPETAVDVIGEMVRLGRYQLRQSGIAELPARAARGADTLVEMVREGVKLADYELKNRS; encoded by the coding sequence GTGGCGAACAGCACCGTGGTGGTAATGCCGACGTACAACGAGGTGGAGAACTTCCCGCTGATGGTCGAGCGCATTATCAGCGCCAACGACCAGGTGGACATCCTCGTTGTCGACGACAACTCGCCCGACGGCACGGGCGCCAAGGCCGACGAACTGGCCGGCCAATACGAGCAGCTCAACGTGCTGCACCGCGAGGGCAAGGAGGGCCTGCTCGCAGCGTACCGCGCAGGCTTCGACTGGGCGCTGGGCAAGGGCTACGAGGTCATCTGCCAGATGGACGCCGACGGTTCCCACGCGCCGGAGGAGCTCTCCCGCCTGCTTGACGCGATCGCGGACGGCGCGGACCTGGTCATCGGCTCCCGCTATGTCGAGGGCGGCGAAGTCAAGGACTGGCCGCGCGAGCGCTTCCTCCTGTCGAAGGCGGGCAACCAGTACATCTCGCTCGCGCTTGGTGACGACATCGCCGACATGACCGCCGGCTACCGCGCCATCCGCCGCGACGTGCTCGAGGGCATAGACCTCGACGCCCTGTCCACCAAGGGCTACATCTTCCAGGCCGACCTGGCCCACCGCGCGATCAAGGCCGGGTTCGACGTGCGCGAGGTCCCCGTCACGTTTACCGACCGCACCCTGGGCGAATCGAAGCTGGACGCCAGCTTTGCCACGCAGTCCCTCGCCGAGGTGACGAAGTGGGCGGTTGAGGAAAAGTCGGAGTTGCTTCGCGAGGGCTCCAAGGAGCTGTTCCGCTTCCTCGGCTACGAGCTGGACAAGTCGCCTCTGGCCAAGGCGGCGCGGGAGGCGGAAAGCGCCCCGGAGACTGCCGTGGATGTCATCGGCGAGATGGTGCGCCTCGGCCGGTACCAGCTGCGCCAGTCCGGCATCGCGGAATTGCCGGCGCGGGCCGCGCGCGGCGCCGACACCCTCGTCGAGATGGTCCGCGAGGGCGTCAAGCTCGCCGACTACGAGCTCAAAAACCGCAGCTAG
- the lnt gene encoding apolipoprotein N-acyltransferase has protein sequence MRAFYRLTLAAASGAAVYYSYEPHGVWWLGVLGIALFFFSLTPWPASWNRVVGAPRGTRLGPSGGFGALLAFTHALFCYLYLLPWIGEFVGPMPYVALAVTLALYAIPTGIFGALAARQRWGFLAFPFIYLAVEWARSSFPFGGFPWVRLAWGQINGPLANLAAWGGPALVTVATVLTSCAVAALVRYRRHAVRFAAPAAVLPLVLGLAAGLGVGTERGVTDQATVSAVQGNVPRMGLDFNAQRRAVLANHVNQTIQLAESGAEPDIVIWPENSSDVNPFTDPQAAALVNAAVQRIDAPVLVGTLTRDEVGDRNTMQVFDPDHGAGDYHHKKYLQPFGEYMPMRDFFRNFSEYVDLAGDFKPGNGDGVVSMRGVNVGIATCYEVAVDEAYRTAVRSGAEILATPTNNATFGFTDMTYQQLAMSRMRAIETDRAVVVAATSGVSAIVHPDGTVSQHTGIFEAAHLTETLPRKDTVTPAVRVGRYLEWAAVAAGIALMLAAWAASRRGYDAKRMKATETPKEN, from the coding sequence GTGAGGGCATTTTACCGCCTCACCCTGGCCGCGGCGTCGGGGGCCGCGGTCTACTACTCCTACGAGCCCCACGGGGTGTGGTGGCTGGGAGTGCTGGGGATCGCGCTGTTCTTCTTCTCCCTGACGCCCTGGCCGGCATCGTGGAACAGGGTTGTCGGCGCCCCGCGCGGCACGCGCCTCGGACCCTCCGGGGGGTTCGGCGCGCTGCTGGCGTTCACGCACGCGCTGTTCTGCTACCTGTACCTCCTGCCGTGGATTGGCGAGTTCGTCGGCCCGATGCCCTATGTGGCATTGGCGGTAACACTTGCGCTCTACGCCATTCCCACCGGCATTTTCGGGGCGCTCGCGGCGCGGCAGCGCTGGGGCTTCCTCGCGTTCCCGTTCATCTACCTGGCCGTCGAGTGGGCGCGCTCGTCGTTCCCCTTCGGCGGTTTCCCGTGGGTGCGCCTCGCCTGGGGGCAGATCAACGGGCCATTGGCCAACCTCGCCGCGTGGGGCGGGCCGGCGCTCGTGACCGTGGCCACGGTGCTGACGAGCTGCGCGGTGGCGGCCCTCGTCCGGTACCGGCGCCATGCCGTCCGCTTCGCGGCCCCCGCCGCCGTGCTGCCGCTGGTGCTCGGCCTGGCCGCGGGGCTCGGCGTCGGCACCGAGAGGGGAGTGACGGACCAGGCCACGGTGTCCGCCGTCCAGGGCAACGTGCCGCGCATGGGGCTGGACTTCAACGCCCAGCGCCGCGCCGTTTTAGCCAACCACGTGAACCAGACCATCCAGCTCGCGGAATCCGGGGCCGAGCCGGACATCGTCATTTGGCCGGAGAACTCCTCCGACGTCAACCCGTTTACCGACCCGCAGGCCGCGGCGCTCGTCAACGCCGCCGTGCAGCGTATCGACGCCCCCGTGCTCGTGGGCACCCTCACCCGGGACGAGGTGGGCGACCGCAACACGATGCAGGTCTTCGACCCCGATCATGGGGCGGGGGACTACCACCACAAGAAGTACCTTCAGCCTTTCGGAGAGTACATGCCCATGCGCGACTTCTTCCGGAACTTCTCCGAGTACGTGGATTTGGCCGGGGACTTCAAGCCCGGCAACGGTGACGGGGTGGTGTCCATGCGCGGCGTGAACGTCGGCATCGCCACGTGCTACGAGGTCGCCGTGGACGAGGCCTACCGGACCGCCGTGCGCAGCGGTGCGGAAATTCTGGCGACGCCGACCAACAACGCCACGTTCGGGTTCACCGACATGACCTACCAGCAGCTCGCAATGAGCCGCATGCGGGCGATCGAGACCGATCGCGCCGTCGTCGTCGCGGCGACCTCGGGCGTGTCCGCCATCGTCCACCCCGACGGGACCGTCTCCCAGCACACCGGCATCTTCGAAGCCGCCCACCTCACCGAGACCCTCCCGCGGAAGGACACCGTGACACCCGCGGTCCGGGTCGGGCGCTACCTGGAGTGGGCCGCGGTCGCCGCGGGTATCGCTCTGATGCTCGCCGCGTGGGCGGCGTCGAGACGCGGGTATGATGCGAAGAGGATGAAAGCAACCGAGACACCCAAGGAGAATTAG
- a CDS encoding FxsA family protein, whose amino-acid sequence MRLLFFAYFLVEVLAFLGVAQLVGIGWAFAGVFLLLVVGGLAANVALRNALRKAAQGQSNLSTLAGDSAILFTGWVLTIVPGYVSSLVGLLMVFGPTRALLRRGITAKAHRAMEDFTVRAYSASPMSQFRTSYGSFTQPGGDAADSPDGPDAPDAAELERIFRMDSVDPKRPGTDDKGNDQ is encoded by the coding sequence ATGCGACTGCTTTTCTTCGCCTATTTCCTCGTCGAAGTCCTCGCCTTCCTCGGCGTGGCACAACTGGTCGGCATCGGCTGGGCGTTCGCCGGGGTATTCCTCCTCCTGGTTGTCGGCGGGCTGGCGGCCAACGTGGCCCTGCGCAACGCGCTGCGCAAAGCGGCGCAGGGACAGTCCAACCTGAGCACGCTGGCGGGTGATTCGGCGATTCTGTTCACCGGCTGGGTGCTCACGATCGTCCCTGGCTACGTCTCCTCACTCGTGGGCCTGCTCATGGTGTTCGGCCCCACCCGCGCGCTTTTGCGCCGGGGGATCACGGCGAAGGCGCACCGAGCCATGGAGGATTTCACGGTCCGCGCCTACTCGGCCTCGCCGATGTCGCAGTTCCGTACGTCGTACGGGTCGTTTACGCAGCCCGGCGGCGATGCGGCGGATTCCCCTGACGGCCCTGACGCCCCCGACGCCGCCGAACTGGAGCGAATCTTCCGCATGGACAGCGTCGACCCGAAGCGCCCCGGGACCGACGACAAGGGCAACGACCAGTGA
- a CDS encoding SDR family oxidoreductase, whose amino-acid sequence MESRPDGTLLLLGATSDIGGEVAARLCPGRDVVLAGRDRERAEGVATRLREAGAASVRFVEFEAEDLDSHRRIIEGAGPVTTAIVAFGVLGDQKRAERDEREAARIATVDYLAQVNVLTVLSTVMERGDIFAFSSIAGWRARRANYVYGSTKAGLDAFCQGLADRLHGTDVHLITARPGFVIGSMTEGMAPAPLSVTPPRVADAVVEAAAAGRSATVWIPRRLALLAAVMRVVPRPVWRRMPR is encoded by the coding sequence ATGGAATCACGACCCGACGGCACGCTCCTCCTCCTCGGCGCCACCAGCGACATCGGCGGGGAGGTAGCCGCCCGGCTGTGCCCGGGCAGGGATGTGGTACTGGCGGGTAGGGATCGCGAGCGTGCGGAGGGCGTCGCCACGCGGCTGCGAGAGGCGGGCGCGGCGAGCGTGCGCTTCGTCGAGTTTGAGGCCGAGGATCTCGACTCCCACCGCCGGATCATCGAGGGGGCCGGGCCCGTGACCACCGCCATCGTCGCCTTCGGCGTCCTCGGCGACCAGAAGCGCGCGGAGCGCGACGAGCGCGAGGCCGCCCGCATCGCCACCGTGGACTACCTCGCGCAGGTCAACGTCCTCACCGTGCTCTCAACCGTGATGGAGCGCGGCGACATCTTCGCCTTTTCCTCCATCGCCGGGTGGCGGGCGCGCCGCGCCAACTACGTCTACGGCTCCACGAAGGCCGGGCTGGACGCGTTCTGCCAGGGGTTGGCCGACCGGCTGCACGGCACTGACGTGCACCTGATTACGGCGCGCCCCGGCTTCGTCATCGGCTCCATGACCGAAGGGATGGCGCCGGCCCCGCTGTCCGTCACGCCACCGCGCGTGGCCGACGCCGTGGTGGAGGCGGCCGCCGCGGGCAGGAGCGCCACGGTGTGGATCCCGCGGCGGCTCGCGCTGCTCGCCGCGGTGATGCGCGTGGTGCCGCGCCCCGTTTGGCGACGCATGCCGAGGTAG
- a CDS encoding S1 family peptidase produces MRPDFIARLSHPSGYCSGVLVNPTTVLTCAHFFRDVDRLVNVDVAGTRRRVKDVEVVSGTDIAIADVARVRIPEGADFPTLGRAPQRFSATATFGYGGKLRHPAARDGYFLTALPFAFSRNLRTRVQPAGAIFNVTPAVKGDSGGPVMAHGEVFAVQSLILDPFGVNLGLATVSLFDERVHAAVDKRTN; encoded by the coding sequence GTGCGCCCCGATTTCATTGCCCGTCTCTCCCACCCCTCCGGCTACTGCTCCGGCGTCTTGGTCAACCCGACGACGGTGCTCACGTGCGCACACTTCTTCCGCGACGTCGATCGCCTGGTCAACGTCGACGTTGCCGGCACGCGCCGCCGCGTCAAGGACGTCGAGGTCGTCTCGGGCACGGACATCGCGATCGCGGACGTCGCCCGCGTGCGCATCCCGGAGGGCGCCGACTTCCCCACCCTCGGCCGCGCGCCGCAGCGTTTCAGCGCCACCGCCACCTTCGGCTACGGCGGCAAGCTGCGCCACCCGGCTGCGCGCGACGGTTACTTCCTTACGGCGCTTCCCTTCGCGTTCTCCCGCAACCTGCGCACGCGGGTGCAGCCCGCCGGCGCGATCTTCAACGTCACCCCGGCCGTAAAAGGTGACTCGGGCGGGCCGGTGATGGCGCACGGCGAGGTGTTCGCGGTGCAGTCGCTCATCCTCGACCCCTTCGGCGTGAACCTCGGCCTGGCCACGGTCTCGCTTTTCGACGAGCGGGTCCACGCGGCCGTCGACAAGCGAACGAACTAG
- a CDS encoding DEAD/DEAH box helicase, with amino-acid sequence MSAPSPSTHLDHFRALKPFPLDDFQVEACAAVEQDRGVLVCAPTGSGKTVVGEFAVSLALSRGTKCFYTTPIKALSNQKYNDLVAEHGEDAVGLLTGDVSINPSAEVVVMTTEVLRNMIYASSPQLDRLSHVVMDEIHYLADRDRGAVWEEVILNLDDSVSVIGLSATVSNSEEFGEWLGTVRGDTAVIVSEHRPVPLTQYMMVGRKMFPLFEPGTDGQVNRDLEHAIERIESGRAEEGRSDYEQGRGFRSRADGRRSGRERPADKTRPVGRPEVVTALQGRDMLPAIVFIFSRAGCDGALFQCLRSRKELTTPEEQVRIAEIVDEGVEGIPEEDLQVLNYRQVRTAWTRGFASHHAGLLPAFKHIVEELFVQGLVRVVFATETLALGINMPARTVVLEKMVKFNGEAHVDLTPGQYTQLTGRAGRRGIDHIGNAVVQWAPAMDPREVAGLASTRTYPLVSPFTPGYNMAINMLGMNGFDNSIRLVEQSFAQFQTDRSVVGEVRDIERLGARVSALRTQLERDISSFAPPSDDPAAELVDYLQLRRDLSEAEKEARANALTDRHTETVALLARLQVGEVIALPGKKKPELAAVVQVAGKKDDPRPWVTTERGWSGRIDASSFRNPPVVVGRVKIPRHMADQPRRHARKVVDMLHRGKFSAPRKLRESARVRPSKKVTALREAVRSHPVHGWPAADREMLARVGEQIVREERKLTALRHRVDSSTDSLGRTFERIIGLLTEMDYVEIIDGEPHVTDEGERLASIHSVSDLLVAQCLKRGVWDELDPAELAGVASMCVFENRKSTMGSPEAATDAMADAMNSTMRIYNELVSDEQRHQLPVTRMPDAGFSLSMHQWTAGAPLGYCLAAAAESGAELTPGDFVRWCRQVIDLLEQVSKTGYNDDIRHNAKRAIDAIRRGVVAIGS; translated from the coding sequence ATGTCTGCACCTTCGCCGAGCACGCACCTTGACCACTTCCGGGCGCTGAAACCCTTCCCGCTCGACGACTTCCAGGTGGAGGCCTGCGCGGCGGTGGAACAGGACCGCGGCGTGCTAGTGTGCGCGCCCACCGGCTCGGGCAAAACGGTAGTGGGGGAGTTCGCGGTCTCGCTCGCGCTGTCCCGCGGCACGAAGTGCTTCTACACCACGCCCATCAAGGCGCTGAGCAACCAGAAGTACAACGACCTCGTGGCCGAGCACGGCGAGGACGCCGTCGGCCTGCTCACCGGCGACGTGAGCATCAACCCGTCCGCGGAGGTCGTCGTGATGACGACCGAGGTGCTGCGCAACATGATCTACGCCTCCTCGCCGCAGTTGGACCGCCTCTCCCACGTGGTCATGGACGAGATCCACTACCTAGCCGACCGCGACCGCGGCGCCGTGTGGGAGGAGGTCATCTTGAACCTCGACGACTCCGTCAGCGTGATCGGCCTGTCCGCGACGGTGTCCAACTCAGAGGAGTTCGGCGAGTGGCTGGGCACCGTGCGGGGCGACACCGCCGTCATCGTCTCCGAGCACCGGCCGGTGCCGCTGACCCAGTACATGATGGTGGGCCGGAAGATGTTTCCGCTGTTCGAGCCGGGCACGGACGGGCAGGTCAACCGCGACCTCGAGCACGCCATCGAGCGCATCGAGTCCGGCCGCGCCGAGGAGGGTCGCAGCGACTACGAGCAAGGCAGGGGATTCCGCTCGCGTGCCGACGGCCGCCGCTCCGGCCGCGAGCGCCCAGCCGACAAGACCCGCCCCGTCGGCCGCCCCGAGGTGGTCACGGCGCTGCAGGGCCGGGACATGCTGCCCGCCATCGTGTTCATCTTCTCGCGCGCGGGTTGCGACGGGGCGCTGTTCCAATGTTTGCGCTCTCGCAAAGAGCTGACGACGCCGGAGGAGCAGGTCCGCATTGCGGAGATCGTCGACGAGGGCGTCGAGGGCATCCCCGAGGAGGACCTGCAGGTGCTCAACTACCGGCAGGTGCGCACGGCGTGGACGCGCGGCTTCGCCTCCCACCACGCGGGGCTCCTGCCCGCCTTCAAGCACATCGTGGAGGAGCTGTTCGTGCAGGGCCTGGTGCGCGTCGTGTTCGCCACGGAGACGCTTGCGCTCGGCATCAACATGCCGGCGCGCACCGTGGTGTTGGAGAAGATGGTCAAGTTCAACGGTGAGGCGCACGTCGACCTCACACCGGGGCAGTACACGCAGCTCACGGGGCGCGCGGGGCGCCGGGGCATCGACCACATCGGTAACGCCGTGGTGCAGTGGGCGCCGGCGATGGACCCGCGGGAGGTGGCGGGGCTAGCCTCTACACGCACCTACCCGCTGGTGTCCCCGTTCACTCCGGGCTACAACATGGCCATCAACATGCTGGGGATGAACGGGTTCGACAATTCGATCCGCCTTGTCGAGCAGTCGTTCGCCCAGTTCCAGACCGACCGCTCCGTGGTGGGCGAGGTCCGTGACATCGAGCGTCTCGGAGCGCGCGTGTCCGCACTGCGGACCCAGCTGGAGCGCGACATCTCCTCATTCGCCCCGCCATCTGACGACCCGGCCGCGGAGTTGGTGGACTACCTCCAGCTGCGCCGCGACTTGAGCGAGGCGGAGAAGGAGGCGCGGGCGAACGCGCTGACGGACCGCCACACGGAGACCGTCGCGCTCCTGGCGCGACTCCAAGTCGGCGAGGTCATCGCGCTGCCGGGGAAGAAGAAGCCGGAGCTCGCCGCCGTCGTGCAGGTGGCCGGCAAAAAGGACGACCCGCGGCCGTGGGTAACCACGGAGCGCGGATGGTCGGGCCGCATCGACGCCTCTTCCTTCCGGAATCCCCCTGTCGTGGTCGGCCGCGTGAAGATTCCTCGGCACATGGCCGATCAGCCGCGCCGCCACGCACGCAAGGTCGTGGACATGCTCCACCGCGGGAAGTTCAGCGCCCCGCGTAAGCTGCGCGAGTCCGCCCGCGTGCGGCCCTCGAAAAAGGTCACCGCGCTGCGCGAGGCGGTGCGCAGCCACCCCGTCCACGGCTGGCCGGCCGCCGACCGCGAAATGCTCGCGCGCGTCGGCGAACAGATCGTGCGTGAGGAACGCAAGCTGACCGCGCTGCGGCACCGGGTGGACAGCTCCACCGACTCGCTCGGCCGCACCTTCGAGCGCATCATCGGGCTTCTGACGGAAATGGACTACGTCGAGATTATCGACGGCGAGCCGCACGTCACCGACGAAGGCGAGCGCCTCGCGAGCATCCACAGCGTCTCCGACTTGCTCGTAGCCCAGTGCCTCAAGCGGGGGGTGTGGGACGAGCTCGATCCAGCCGAGCTCGCCGGGGTGGCGTCCATGTGCGTGTTCGAGAACCGCAAGTCCACCATGGGTTCGCCCGAGGCGGCCACGGACGCCATGGCGGACGCGATGAACTCCACCATGCGCATCTACAACGAGCTCGTCTCCGACGAACAGCGCCACCAGCTACCCGTGACCCGCATGCCGGATGCCGGCTTCAGCCTGTCGATGCACCAGTGGACGGCCGGCGCGCCGCTCGGCTACTGCCTGGCCGCCGCCGCGGAATCCGGCGCCGAACTGACCCCGGGCGACTTCGTGCGCTGGTGCCGCCAGGTCATCGACCTGCTCGAGCAGGTGTCCAAGACGGGCTATAACGACGACATCCGCCACAACGCGAAGCGCGCCATCGACGCGATCCGCCGCGGCGTTGTCGCCATCGGCAGCTAG
- the tatC gene encoding twin-arginine translocase subunit TatC has translation MPLVEHLKELRRRVIISLAALVAGTVVGFIWYQNAPFGLAPLGEIIRGPYCNLPADVRADFTGDGTCRLLATTPFEMFMLRLKVGALAGLVLSSPVWLGQIWAFITPGLHKGEKRYTFIFVTLAVTLFVAGALLAYFVLDKGLYVLMTMGSEFQVAALTGREYYNFLLSLIVIFGVSFELPLIVAMLNLAGVLRYEHVKDKRRIIAIGLFIFAAFMTPGQDPFSMVALAVAMVILVELAFQFCRINDKRRDKQRPEWMDVDDDSASGPIGGASAVAAPQPVAPAPTQDRFEDVL, from the coding sequence ATGCCGCTCGTGGAACACCTCAAGGAGCTCCGCAGGCGGGTCATCATTTCCCTTGCCGCGCTGGTCGCGGGGACCGTCGTCGGGTTTATCTGGTACCAGAACGCCCCGTTCGGTCTAGCGCCCCTGGGTGAGATCATCCGCGGGCCGTACTGCAACCTGCCCGCGGACGTCCGGGCGGACTTCACGGGCGACGGCACGTGCCGCCTGCTGGCGACCACGCCGTTCGAGATGTTCATGCTGCGCCTGAAGGTGGGCGCGCTGGCCGGGCTAGTGTTGTCCTCCCCGGTGTGGCTGGGCCAGATCTGGGCGTTTATCACCCCCGGCCTGCACAAGGGCGAGAAGCGCTACACCTTCATCTTCGTCACCCTCGCCGTCACCCTGTTCGTGGCCGGTGCGCTGCTGGCCTACTTCGTCCTGGACAAGGGCCTCTACGTGCTCATGACCATGGGCTCCGAGTTCCAGGTCGCCGCGTTGACCGGGCGCGAGTACTACAACTTCCTGCTCTCGCTCATCGTCATCTTCGGCGTGAGTTTCGAGCTTCCGCTCATCGTGGCCATGCTCAACCTCGCCGGCGTGCTGCGCTATGAGCACGTCAAGGACAAGCGGCGCATCATCGCCATCGGCCTGTTCATTTTCGCGGCGTTCATGACGCCGGGGCAGGACCCCTTCTCCATGGTGGCGCTAGCGGTGGCCATGGTGATCCTGGTCGAGCTCGCGTTCCAATTCTGCCGCATCAACGACAAGCGGCGGGACAAGCAGCGTCCGGAGTGGATGGACGTGGATGACGACTCCGCGTCCGGGCCCATCGGCGGGGCGTCCGCCGTCGCGGCCCCGCAGCCTGTCGCACCCGCGCCGACTCAGGATCGCTTCGAGGACGTACTCTAG
- the tatA gene encoding Sec-independent protein translocase subunit TatA — protein sequence MPNLGWTEILIILVIILLLFGANKLPDLARSMGRSARIFKSEVNEMRNDGKPATPQGELPQAAQETQSAAQTPESFWDRPENQPRPQN from the coding sequence ATGCCTAACCTGGGTTGGACGGAAATCCTCATCATCCTGGTCATCATCTTGCTGCTCTTCGGGGCGAACAAGCTGCCGGATCTGGCTCGCTCCATGGGACGTTCCGCCCGCATTTTCAAGAGCGAAGTCAACGAGATGCGCAACGACGGCAAGCCGGCAACCCCGCAGGGCGAGCTGCCCCAGGCAGCTCAGGAAACCCAGAGCGCCGCCCAGACCCCGGAGAGCTTCTGGGACCGCCCGGAGAACCAGCCGCGCCCGCAGAACTAA
- a CDS encoding helix-turn-helix transcriptional regulator, with protein MKDSPAKLEGLVRSLNLIPYLHSHRTATPMEIARDLGYSHTEVMRDLTRLSMSGVGSGPGELIDLVADWTGITVIDDQGLNKPLRLTPTEANALLLTLESLETMPGLVDQAAVVSAAAKLRTAVTGHGVDDSTPQEAPAGPITVLTDAIGRSLQLELTYYSASSGRTSTRTVSPAALFHRDGETYLRAYEAGATEPKNFRLDRIRHAALVSAPSEAPAGAGAIDSSDPFGFADRSRAALEIRREATWLADYWEIELDLDAGPGEWVPASMPYGSDDWLVRFCLSQGDRVRLVEPAELARNVVARAQSALDALS; from the coding sequence GTGAAGGACAGCCCGGCGAAGCTCGAGGGTCTCGTGCGCTCGCTCAACCTCATCCCGTACCTGCACAGCCACCGCACCGCGACCCCGATGGAGATCGCGCGCGACCTGGGTTACTCGCACACCGAGGTGATGCGCGACCTGACGCGCCTGAGCATGTCGGGTGTCGGCAGCGGTCCGGGGGAGCTCATTGACCTCGTCGCGGACTGGACCGGCATCACGGTCATCGACGACCAGGGGCTGAACAAGCCCCTGCGCTTGACCCCGACCGAGGCGAACGCGCTGCTGCTCACCCTCGAGTCGCTGGAGACCATGCCCGGCCTCGTCGACCAGGCCGCCGTCGTCTCCGCGGCCGCGAAGCTGCGCACCGCCGTCACGGGCCACGGCGTCGACGACTCCACCCCGCAAGAGGCGCCCGCCGGGCCCATCACCGTGCTCACCGACGCCATCGGCCGTTCCCTCCAGTTGGAGCTGACCTACTACTCGGCCTCGTCCGGGCGGACGTCGACACGCACGGTCTCGCCCGCGGCACTGTTCCACCGCGACGGCGAAACCTACCTCCGCGCCTACGAGGCCGGCGCGACCGAGCCCAAGAACTTCCGCCTCGACCGCATCCGGCACGCAGCGCTCGTCTCCGCGCCCTCCGAGGCTCCCGCGGGCGCGGGCGCCATCGACAGCAGCGACCCCTTCGGATTCGCCGACCGCAGCAGAGCCGCGCTCGAGATCCGCCGGGAGGCGACGTGGCTGGCGGACTACTGGGAGATCGAGCTCGACCTTGACGCGGGACCGGGGGAGTGGGTGCCGGCCAGCATGCCCTACGGCTCCGACGACTGGCTCGTTCGCTTCTGCCTCAGCCAGGGCGACCGCGTGCGCCTGGTAGAACCCGCGGAACTCGCTCGGAACGTTGTTGCGCGCGCTCAAAGTGCGCTCGATGCGTTAAGCTAA